One genomic window of Pseudomonas chlororaphis subsp. piscium includes the following:
- a CDS encoding LysR family transcriptional regulator yields the protein MNQDPFDGLTEFLAVAEHKSFTLAATQLGVTPTAVSHAVKTLERRTGVLLFQRTTRRVALTEAGSSLFIRLRPAASEIGDALAVLGSYRDRPMGTLRLTAPRLSGKLLIEPLVSRYRAAYPDVRLEISLDDAAVDLVSEGFDAGIRLGESIEKDMVAVRLTPDLQWSVVGSPDYFARAGKPQTPEELTRHQGIGFRFLTSGTTHRWEFRRNGRDFTVGVEGALVVNDRHLLVAMARGGQGLAYACDFEVADDLASGRLESVLQPFIPLSSGLYLYFPSRTQSQPKLRAFIDMANAWVAEQGRRF from the coding sequence ATGAACCAGGACCCTTTCGACGGCCTGACCGAGTTTCTCGCCGTCGCCGAACACAAGAGCTTCACCCTCGCCGCCACCCAGCTGGGGGTGACCCCGACTGCAGTGAGCCATGCGGTAAAGACCCTGGAGCGGCGTACCGGGGTGCTGCTGTTCCAGCGCACCACCCGCCGCGTGGCCCTGACGGAAGCCGGCAGCAGCCTGTTCATCCGCCTGCGCCCGGCCGCCAGTGAAATCGGCGACGCCCTGGCGGTGCTGGGCAGCTATCGCGACCGGCCAATGGGCACCTTGCGCCTGACCGCGCCACGGCTATCCGGCAAGCTATTGATCGAACCCTTGGTCTCGCGCTATCGCGCGGCCTATCCCGACGTCAGGCTGGAGATTTCCCTGGACGATGCCGCGGTCGACCTGGTCAGCGAGGGCTTCGATGCCGGTATCCGCCTGGGCGAATCGATCGAAAAGGACATGGTCGCCGTGCGCCTGACCCCGGACCTGCAATGGTCGGTGGTGGGCTCCCCGGACTATTTCGCCCGGGCCGGCAAGCCGCAGACCCCGGAAGAACTGACCCGGCACCAGGGCATCGGCTTTCGCTTCCTCACCTCGGGCACGACCCATCGCTGGGAGTTCCGGCGCAATGGGCGGGATTTCACCGTCGGCGTCGAGGGTGCGCTGGTGGTCAACGATCGGCACTTGCTGGTCGCCATGGCGCGGGGCGGACAGGGGCTGGCCTACGCCTGCGACTTCGAGGTGGCCGACGACCTGGCCAGCGGGCGCCTGGAGTCTGTGCTGCAGCCTTTCATACCGCTGAGTTCGGGCCTGTACCTGTACTTTCCCAGCCGCACCCAGAGCCAACCGAAACTGCGTGCTTTTATCGACATGGCCAACGCCTGGGTAGCCGAGCAAGGGCGGCGCTTCTGA
- a CDS encoding xanthine dehydrogenase family protein molybdopterin-binding subunit, with protein MITASRRGFLKGGALLGGGLVVAFVIPGANRFARAASEEFVPNAFLRIAPDGVVTVVLGHSEMGQGIWTGLSMLIAEELDADWSKIRVEHAPAAAVYGLPAFGGMQITGGSTSTWMEFDRYRQAGAAARQMLIEAAAKRLQVAPSTLHTEQGWVVAGKQRLSYGDLANDAGQLPVPAPASLRLKEAKDWRLIGKPTKRLDTPEKITGRAQFGMDMYFDGLLTAVVLRSPVFGGTLKSFDPQAALAVPGVLKVLQVPTGVAVVAEHYWAAKQGRDALKAEWDLGPNANMSSESLMQSFRKLALTPGTKAAEAGDAAGSMAKATQVIKAEYSVPYLAHAPMEPLNCTVRIGADKCEIWTGTQFQTLDQMVASKITGLKPEQVQIHTQFLGGGFGRRANPTSDFVSEAVAVAKAAAAPVKTVWSREDDVRGGYFRSAFLHQAQVGLDAQGLPLAWQHVLVGQSIMAGTSFEASFVKNGIDNTSVEGLADGPYLKGTPHHRVDLHSPMTGITVLWMRSVGHTHTAFVVESLIDEMADAVGKDPVEYRRILLKDHPRHLGVLNLAVEKASWGKPVPNGHALGVAVHESFGSYVAQVVEVSQEAERIRVHRVVCAVDCGIAVNPQSITAQMESGITFGLGMALHSRISFKDGRVVQSNYHDFQVLRLNEMPQVEVHLVASTEKPGGIGEAGVPPTAPAVANAVFALTGQRLRELPLQLAGV; from the coding sequence ATGATCACTGCGTCGCGTCGTGGATTTCTCAAAGGGGGCGCGCTGCTCGGCGGCGGGCTGGTGGTGGCGTTCGTCATCCCGGGGGCCAATCGTTTTGCCCGGGCGGCGAGCGAAGAATTCGTGCCCAATGCGTTCTTGCGCATCGCCCCGGACGGGGTGGTCACCGTGGTGCTCGGCCATTCGGAAATGGGCCAGGGCATCTGGACCGGGCTGTCGATGCTGATCGCCGAGGAGCTGGATGCCGACTGGTCGAAGATCCGCGTCGAACACGCGCCGGCCGCCGCGGTGTATGGCTTGCCGGCATTCGGCGGGATGCAGATCACCGGCGGCTCGACCTCGACCTGGATGGAGTTCGACCGCTATCGCCAGGCCGGCGCCGCGGCCCGCCAGATGCTGATCGAGGCGGCGGCCAAGCGCCTGCAGGTGGCGCCCTCGACCCTGCACACCGAGCAGGGCTGGGTGGTGGCCGGGAAGCAGCGCCTGAGCTACGGCGACTTGGCCAACGACGCCGGGCAGCTGCCGGTGCCGGCCCCGGCCTCGCTGCGCTTGAAGGAGGCCAAGGACTGGCGGTTGATCGGCAAGCCGACCAAGCGCCTGGACACCCCGGAGAAAATCACCGGCCGCGCGCAGTTCGGCATGGACATGTATTTCGACGGCCTGCTGACCGCCGTGGTCCTGCGTTCGCCGGTGTTCGGCGGCACCCTCAAGTCCTTCGATCCCCAGGCGGCGCTGGCGGTGCCCGGGGTGCTCAAGGTGCTCCAGGTGCCCACGGGCGTGGCGGTGGTCGCCGAGCATTACTGGGCGGCCAAGCAGGGGCGTGATGCGCTCAAGGCCGAATGGGACCTGGGGCCGAACGCCAATATGAGCAGCGAAAGCCTGATGCAGAGCTTTCGCAAACTGGCGCTGACCCCCGGGACCAAGGCGGCCGAGGCTGGCGATGCGGCCGGGAGCATGGCCAAGGCGACCCAGGTGATCAAGGCCGAATACAGCGTGCCTTACCTGGCTCATGCGCCGATGGAGCCGCTCAACTGCACGGTGCGCATCGGCGCCGACAAATGCGAGATCTGGACCGGCACCCAGTTCCAGACCCTGGACCAGATGGTCGCGTCGAAGATCACCGGGCTCAAGCCGGAGCAGGTGCAGATCCACACGCAATTCCTGGGCGGCGGTTTCGGCCGTCGGGCCAACCCCACTTCGGACTTCGTCAGCGAGGCGGTGGCGGTGGCCAAGGCCGCCGCAGCCCCGGTGAAAACCGTCTGGTCGCGGGAAGACGATGTGCGCGGCGGCTATTTCCGTTCGGCGTTCCTGCATCAGGCGCAAGTCGGCCTGGACGCCCAGGGCCTGCCGCTGGCCTGGCAGCATGTGCTGGTGGGGCAGTCGATCATGGCCGGCACCTCGTTCGAGGCCAGCTTCGTCAAGAACGGTATCGATAACACCTCGGTCGAGGGGCTGGCGGACGGTCCTTACCTGAAGGGCACTCCACATCACCGGGTCGACCTGCATTCGCCAATGACCGGCATCACCGTGCTGTGGATGCGCTCCGTGGGCCACACCCACACCGCGTTCGTCGTCGAGTCGTTGATCGACGAGATGGCCGACGCGGTGGGCAAGGACCCGGTGGAGTACCGCCGCATCTTGCTCAAGGATCACCCGCGGCACCTGGGCGTGCTTAACCTGGCGGTGGAGAAGGCGAGCTGGGGCAAACCCGTGCCCAATGGCCATGCCTTGGGCGTTGCGGTGCACGAGTCCTTCGGCAGTTATGTGGCGCAGGTGGTCGAGGTGTCCCAGGAGGCCGAGCGGATTCGCGTGCACCGGGTGGTCTGCGCGGTGGATTGCGGCATTGCGGTGAACCCGCAAAGCATCACCGCGCAGATGGAGTCGGGCATCACCTTTGGCCTGGGTATGGCCCTGCACAGCCGCATTTCCTTCAAGGACGGCCGGGTGGTGCAGTCCAACTATCACGACTTCCAGGTGTTGCGCCTGAACGAGATGCCCCAGGTCGAGGTGCACCTAGTCGCCAGCACCGAGAAGCCCGGCGGTATCGGCGAGGCAGGCGTGCCGCCCACGGCGCCGGCGGTGGCCAACGCGGTGTTCGCCCTGACCGGCCAGCGCCTGCGCGAGTTGCCGCTGCAACTGGCGGGGGTGTGA
- a CDS encoding GNAT family N-acetyltransferase: MSLIELHPAQRDELECIENLMQFFMYEFSEWLPIKLGRHGLFQIQPKTEYWRQPGTRPWLLRVDGELAGFAIVDVQVHFAEVQYNLAYFFVVRRFRGRGIGRQVVVQLLELLPGHWQIFHIDDNRPARDFWARVIPALIGDAYSCHPITADGYPCTLYKFHTPTSPGQ; this comes from the coding sequence ATGAGCCTGATCGAACTGCACCCGGCCCAGCGCGACGAGTTGGAATGCATCGAAAACCTGATGCAGTTCTTCATGTACGAATTCAGCGAGTGGCTGCCGATCAAGCTCGGCCGCCACGGCCTGTTCCAGATCCAGCCGAAGACCGAATACTGGCGCCAGCCCGGCACCCGTCCCTGGCTGCTGCGGGTCGACGGCGAACTGGCCGGCTTTGCCATAGTCGACGTCCAGGTGCACTTTGCCGAGGTGCAGTACAACCTCGCCTACTTCTTCGTGGTCCGGCGCTTTCGCGGTCGCGGCATCGGCCGGCAGGTGGTGGTGCAACTGCTGGAGCTGCTGCCCGGGCACTGGCAGATCTTCCATATCGATGACAACCGGCCGGCCCGGGATTTCTGGGCCCGGGTCATTCCCGCGCTCATCGGCGACGCCTACAGCTGCCATCCAATCACGGCAGACGGCTACCCCTGCACCCTGTATAAATTCCACACCCCGACATCACCCGGGCAATGA
- a CDS encoding AraC family transcriptional regulator: protein MKPSLSPSLDTAPQFWRDAALPFIEARSIADGRKVCYARHAHEHFSIGAITAGHSTYLHEQAQFRISAGTVVLMNPGEVHACNPIDDQPWSYLMLYVDTPWLTDLQHQLGFSQDQGFRAFSTPHSDDPELYAGLNRLYEVLVDEQAEVLQKHSAAVAFFSDLQQRLNPASRPPRESNQKLQRAADYIRQHCTRSLKLEEICQAAELSPSYLIRAFKQHYGMTPHAFVVNQRVQFAQTRLRDGEPIADVALEAGFADQAHFQRAFKQHLAATPGQYRG, encoded by the coding sequence ATGAAGCCGAGCTTGAGCCCCAGCCTCGATACCGCCCCGCAGTTCTGGCGCGATGCGGCGCTGCCCTTTATCGAGGCCCGCTCGATCGCCGATGGGCGCAAGGTCTGTTACGCCCGGCATGCCCACGAGCATTTCTCCATCGGCGCCATCACCGCCGGGCACAGCACTTACCTGCACGAGCAGGCGCAATTTCGCATCAGTGCCGGCACCGTGGTGCTGATGAACCCCGGCGAAGTGCACGCCTGCAACCCCATCGACGACCAGCCCTGGTCGTATCTCATGCTTTATGTCGACACCCCCTGGCTGACCGATCTGCAGCACCAGCTGGGGTTCAGCCAGGACCAGGGCTTTCGCGCCTTTTCCACGCCCCACAGCGATGACCCCGAACTCTATGCCGGGCTCAATCGCCTGTATGAGGTGTTGGTGGACGAACAGGCCGAGGTCCTGCAAAAACACAGCGCCGCGGTGGCGTTTTTCAGCGACCTGCAACAGCGCCTGAACCCGGCAAGCCGGCCGCCGCGCGAGAGCAACCAGAAGCTGCAACGGGCGGCCGACTACATTCGCCAACACTGCACCCGTTCGCTGAAGCTGGAGGAAATCTGCCAGGCCGCCGAGCTGTCGCCGTCCTACCTGATCCGCGCCTTCAAGCAGCATTACGGCATGACACCCCACGCCTTTGTGGTCAACCAGCGGGTGCAGTTCGCCCAGACCCGGCTGCGTGACGGCGAGCCGATCGCCGACGTGGCCCTGGAAGCCGGTTTCGCCGACCAGGCGCATTTCCAGCGCGCCTTCAAGCAGCACCTGGCGGCGACGCCGGGGCAATATCGCGGGTGA
- a CDS encoding MarR family winged helix-turn-helix transcriptional regulator: MHEPEPTPAGAALTDFILSMFRASNLTLAWGDRIVAPLGLTSARWQILGAIVAAERPQPVAWLARDLEANRQNVQRIVNDLEKEGLVTFQPNPHHRRAQLVTLTDKGTAAFNEAIRLYTPLVNELSAGLEVEDIQTALRVITELRNRLQGQTDTEQ, translated from the coding sequence ATGCACGAACCTGAACCCACCCCGGCCGGGGCTGCCCTGACCGACTTCATTCTGAGTATGTTCCGGGCCAGCAACCTGACGCTGGCCTGGGGCGACCGGATAGTCGCACCCCTCGGGCTGACCAGCGCCCGCTGGCAGATTCTGGGCGCGATCGTGGCGGCGGAGCGCCCGCAGCCGGTCGCCTGGCTCGCTCGGGACCTGGAGGCCAACCGGCAGAATGTCCAGCGCATCGTCAACGATCTGGAGAAGGAAGGGCTGGTGACATTCCAGCCCAACCCGCATCACCGGCGCGCACAGCTCGTGACGCTGACAGACAAGGGCACGGCAGCCTTCAACGAGGCTATCCGCCTGTACACCCCGCTGGTCAACGAGCTGTCGGCCGGACTTGAGGTTGAAGATATTCAAACGGCCCTGCGCGTGATCACCGAGCTGCGCAACAGGCTTCAAGGGCAGACAGACACCGAGCAATAA
- a CDS encoding GNAT family N-acetyltransferase, which yields MLDTPSSATTLTARLLLRAPTAADLDVTHLIHGDPQTQRYNPAGPDSRESCQHRLQGWIQHWQEQGFGYWVVCDREQPEQVLGFGGVMHSRFGERTGLNLYFRFAVDAWGQGYASEMADAALHLAFRVLGKEQVIGLVRPDNLPSRRALERLGLTLDGELDDFPGLAPSLLYSLSAERYFAAQATSPTDTVRSLEP from the coding sequence ATGCTCGATACCCCCTCCTCCGCGACCACCCTCACCGCCCGCCTGCTGTTGCGCGCGCCAACGGCCGCCGACCTGGACGTCACCCACCTGATCCACGGCGACCCACAAACCCAGCGCTACAACCCGGCCGGCCCGGACAGTCGCGAGAGCTGCCAGCACCGGTTGCAGGGCTGGATACAACACTGGCAGGAACAGGGTTTCGGCTATTGGGTGGTCTGCGACCGCGAGCAGCCCGAGCAGGTGCTGGGGTTCGGCGGCGTCATGCACAGCCGCTTCGGCGAGCGCACCGGGCTGAACCTGTACTTTCGCTTCGCCGTCGATGCCTGGGGCCAGGGTTATGCCAGCGAAATGGCCGACGCCGCGCTGCACCTGGCGTTCCGCGTGCTGGGCAAGGAACAGGTGATCGGCCTGGTACGCCCCGACAACCTGCCATCGCGCCGCGCCCTGGAACGCCTGGGCCTGACCCTGGACGGCGAACTGGACGACTTCCCCGGCCTGGCCCCCAGCCTGCTGTACAGCCTCAGCGCCGAACGCTACTTCGCGGCCCAGGCCACATCGCCCACCGACACGGTTCGGAGCCTGGAACCATGA
- a CDS encoding VOC family protein has translation MSYIHRITPCLWFDHQAEAAAQFYCSVFEHSRITALTHYGKAGFEFHGRPEGSVMTVSFELDGQTFTGLNGGPVFQFNEAVSLQVNCQNQGEIDHFWSALSYGGDPQAQQCGWLKDKFGLSWQIVPCALNHWMTAPDTAKSQRVMQALLQMKKLDIAALERAFAG, from the coding sequence ATGTCTTACATTCACCGCATCACGCCCTGCCTGTGGTTCGACCATCAGGCCGAAGCCGCCGCCCAGTTCTACTGTTCGGTCTTCGAGCACTCGCGCATCACCGCCCTCACCCACTACGGCAAGGCCGGCTTCGAGTTCCACGGCCGCCCCGAAGGCTCGGTGATGACCGTGTCCTTCGAGCTCGATGGGCAGACCTTCACCGGCCTCAACGGCGGTCCGGTATTCCAGTTCAACGAAGCGGTTTCCCTGCAGGTCAACTGCCAGAACCAGGGGGAAATCGATCATTTCTGGAGCGCCCTGTCCTACGGCGGCGATCCCCAGGCCCAGCAGTGTGGCTGGCTCAAGGACAAGTTCGGGCTGTCCTGGCAGATCGTGCCCTGCGCTTTGAACCACTGGATGACCGCCCCCGACACGGCCAAGTCGCAGCGGGTGATGCAGGCCCTGCTGCAGATGAAAAAACTCGATATCGCCGCGCTGGAGCGAGCCTTCGCCGGCTAG
- a CDS encoding antibiotic biosynthesis monooxygenase family protein, translating to MPLIRPMDPAFPIDRQITLEASPVILINVFTLDQADEPTFLQAWQDDASFMKQQPGFISTQLHRAIGESPTYLNYAVWESNAHFRAAFVHPEFRAKLSHYPSSAVASPHLFQKVAVPGICVA from the coding sequence ATGCCTCTCATTCGCCCTATGGACCCCGCCTTTCCGATCGACCGCCAGATCACACTGGAAGCCTCGCCGGTCATCCTGATCAACGTCTTCACCCTGGACCAGGCCGACGAGCCGACCTTCCTGCAGGCCTGGCAAGACGATGCCAGCTTCATGAAGCAACAGCCGGGGTTCATTTCCACCCAGCTGCATCGCGCCATCGGCGAAAGCCCGACCTATCTCAATTACGCGGTCTGGGAGTCCAACGCGCATTTCCGGGCGGCCTTCGTGCATCCGGAGTTCAGGGCCAAGCTTTCGCACTATCCGTCCTCGGCGGTCGCTTCCCCGCATCTGTTCCAGAAGGTCGCGGTACCGGGCATCTGCGTCGCCTAG
- a CDS encoding HIT family protein translates to MSLLETEHWRISYRRDARHPGSLIVASRAQASDLVDLTPPALTTLGQVLALSERLLRLEYQPHKVVFYKLGFSSGFSVHFHVVAVTRELLQEIVEHPDYPDEPDGNDAILFVSREYAERALTATEQLEQTQQVERLRQRLASLD, encoded by the coding sequence ATGAGCCTTCTGGAAACCGAGCACTGGCGCATCAGCTATCGCCGCGATGCCCGCCACCCGGGCAGCCTGATCGTCGCCTCCCGCGCCCAGGCCAGCGACCTCGTCGACCTCACACCACCGGCGCTGACAACCCTGGGCCAGGTTCTGGCCCTCAGCGAACGCCTGCTGCGCCTGGAGTACCAGCCGCACAAGGTGGTGTTCTACAAGCTGGGGTTCTCCAGCGGCTTCAGCGTGCATTTCCACGTGGTGGCGGTGACCCGGGAACTGTTGCAAGAGATAGTCGAACACCCGGATTATCCCGACGAACCCGACGGCAACGACGCCATTCTGTTCGTCAGCCGCGAATACGCCGAACGGGCGCTGACAGCCACGGAACAGCTTGAGCAGACGCAGCAGGTCGAACGCCTGCGCCAGCGGCTGGCAAGCCTGGACTGA
- a CDS encoding YjfI family protein, which produces MKKTLPASQPADLPASSESRQGERSKASSDKASGKKPSSFYMKQMRAGLSAAGYVKHETWVLPENRSVLKHIEKKLRQPLIGGAPVLENDMIAGENWTIDRLFSALQALDEVTSNEIGLSLIQGAEPSIKLEMHDFGGLPIYIAVVGEQIIVDTVLVDLESINDVARFNDAVLRSREMFPLSSIGIESMPNGQTVYNMFGALSASSNLTNVVTEVKTLVDNVQRATEAFESFFN; this is translated from the coding sequence ATGAAAAAGACCCTCCCGGCCAGTCAGCCTGCTGACCTACCGGCTTCCTCAGAGAGTCGACAAGGAGAGCGCTCGAAAGCTTCCAGCGACAAGGCGTCCGGCAAGAAACCATCGAGCTTCTACATGAAGCAGATGCGCGCGGGCCTGAGTGCCGCTGGTTATGTGAAACACGAAACCTGGGTACTTCCGGAAAACCGGAGCGTGCTCAAGCACATTGAGAAGAAGCTGCGCCAACCCCTGATCGGCGGCGCACCGGTATTGGAGAATGACATGATCGCAGGTGAGAACTGGACCATCGACCGCCTCTTCAGCGCCTTGCAGGCCCTGGACGAAGTGACCTCGAACGAAATCGGCCTGAGCCTGATTCAAGGCGCCGAGCCAAGCATCAAGCTGGAAATGCACGACTTCGGCGGCCTGCCGATCTACATCGCGGTGGTCGGCGAGCAGATCATCGTCGACACCGTGCTGGTGGACCTGGAGTCGATCAACGACGTCGCCCGCTTCAATGACGCGGTGCTGCGCAGCCGGGAGATGTTCCCCCTCTCCTCGATCGGCATCGAGTCCATGCCCAACGGCCAGACCGTCTACAACATGTTCGGCGCCCTGAGCGCCAGCTCGAACCTGACCAACGTGGTGACCGAGGTCAAGACCCTGGTGGACAACGTTCAACGCGCCACCGAAGCCTTCGAAAGCTTCTTCAACTGA
- a CDS encoding LysE family translocator produces the protein MSLVFSMAAFALASSITPGPVNIVALSSGAQFGFRASLRHVGGATLGFVLLLVLIGLGLHELLRLWPFLTRGIQLFGVAFLLFMAWKLALDDGRLSSDDKAKAPSALYGAIMQWLNPKAWLACVAGMGAFAANGEALLVWQFALVYFVICYLSIACWAYAGTFLRQYLSNPKGMRLFNRSMAALLVASAVYLLLP, from the coding sequence ATGAGCCTAGTGTTTTCCATGGCGGCCTTTGCGCTAGCCTCTTCGATTACCCCCGGCCCGGTCAATATCGTGGCCCTGAGTTCCGGCGCGCAGTTCGGCTTTCGCGCCAGCCTGCGGCATGTCGGTGGCGCGACCCTGGGGTTTGTCCTGTTGCTGGTGCTGATCGGCCTGGGCTTGCATGAGCTGTTGCGGCTGTGGCCGTTCCTGACCCGCGGCATCCAGCTGTTCGGGGTGGCCTTCTTGCTGTTCATGGCCTGGAAGCTGGCGCTGGACGACGGCCGGCTGAGCAGCGACGACAAGGCCAAGGCGCCGTCGGCCCTGTACGGGGCGATCATGCAATGGCTCAACCCCAAGGCATGGCTGGCCTGCGTCGCCGGCATGGGGGCGTTCGCCGCCAATGGCGAGGCGCTGCTGGTGTGGCAGTTCGCGCTGGTGTACTTCGTGATCTGCTACCTGTCGATTGCCTGCTGGGCCTACGCCGGGACTTTTTTGCGCCAGTACCTGAGCAACCCGAAGGGCATGCGCTTGTTCAACCGCAGCATGGCGGCGCTGCTGGTGGCGAGCGCGGTGTATCTGTTGTTGCCTTGA
- a CDS encoding (2Fe-2S)-binding protein, whose amino-acid sequence MLTLNINGKDQQLEVPADMPLLWVLRDVAHLTGTKFGCGMAQCGACTVHVDGAPLRSCVTPAAAVANGQKILTIEGLSTDGSHPVQRAWAELDVVQCGYCQSGQIMSAAALLAKIPSPTDSDIDQALSGNICRCGTYPRIRAAVKRAAEIG is encoded by the coding sequence ATGTTGACACTCAATATCAATGGCAAGGACCAGCAGCTCGAGGTGCCCGCGGACATGCCGCTGCTCTGGGTGCTGCGCGATGTGGCGCACCTGACCGGCACCAAGTTCGGCTGCGGCATGGCGCAATGCGGCGCCTGCACCGTGCACGTCGATGGCGCGCCGCTGCGTTCCTGCGTGACCCCGGCCGCGGCGGTGGCCAACGGGCAGAAGATCCTCACCATCGAAGGCCTGTCGACGGACGGCTCGCACCCGGTGCAGCGCGCCTGGGCCGAGCTGGACGTGGTGCAGTGCGGTTACTGCCAGTCGGGGCAGATCATGTCGGCCGCGGCCTTGCTGGCGAAGATCCCGTCGCCCACCGACAGCGATATCGACCAGGCGCTGTCCGGCAATATCTGCCGCTGCGGCACCTACCCAAGGATCCGCGCGGCGGTCAAACGCGCCGCCGAAATCGGCTGA
- a CDS encoding oxidoreductase — translation MTSQTTFKRVWLITGASRGIGAKITAAALAHGDAVVATARNAQSISERFGAQPGLLAAQLDVTDEAQARDVAQMAVEHFGRIDVLVNNAGFGLLGAVEEASGDEIRRVYETNVFGLLNVTRGVLPHMRAARSGHVINISSIGGYQSGPGYGVYCSTKFAVEGLSEALHSELAPLGVKVTVVEPGYFRTDFLDGNSLLESPASIADYTTTLGQVRQQAKAYNQQQPGDPDKLAQAMIALVEAGQPPLRLPLGTDTLGAIAAKNAYVEQETATWRALSASTDF, via the coding sequence ATGACTTCGCAAACGACTTTCAAACGTGTCTGGCTGATCACCGGGGCTTCCCGTGGCATCGGCGCAAAAATCACCGCCGCGGCCCTGGCCCATGGCGATGCGGTGGTGGCCACCGCGCGTAATGCCCAGTCGATCAGCGAGCGTTTTGGCGCGCAGCCGGGCCTGCTGGCGGCGCAACTGGATGTCACCGACGAGGCCCAGGCCCGCGACGTGGCGCAGATGGCCGTCGAGCATTTCGGCCGTATCGATGTGCTGGTCAACAATGCCGGTTTCGGCCTGCTCGGCGCGGTGGAGGAGGCCAGCGGCGACGAGATCCGCCGGGTCTATGAAACCAACGTGTTCGGCCTGCTCAATGTCACCCGCGGGGTGCTGCCGCACATGCGTGCCGCCCGCAGTGGCCATGTGATCAATATCTCGTCGATCGGCGGCTATCAGTCGGGGCCGGGCTACGGCGTCTACTGCTCGACCAAGTTCGCCGTCGAAGGCCTGAGCGAAGCCCTGCACAGCGAGCTGGCGCCCTTGGGGGTGAAGGTCACGGTGGTCGAGCCGGGCTACTTCCGCACCGACTTCCTCGACGGCAATTCGTTGCTGGAGTCGCCGGCATCGATCGCCGACTACACCACCACCCTTGGCCAGGTACGCCAGCAGGCCAAGGCCTATAACCAGCAGCAGCCGGGCGACCCGGACAAACTGGCGCAGGCGATGATCGCCCTGGTCGAAGCCGGGCAACCGCCGCTGCGCCTGCCCTTGGGCACCGACACCCTGGGCGCCATCGCGGCGAAGAACGCCTACGTCGAGCAGGAAACCGCGACCTGGCGGGCGCTGTCGGCCTCCACCGATTTTTGA
- a CDS encoding GGDEF domain-containing protein, whose protein sequence is MFSPDKPVQAPDQVPSPEADDPSRQLLRDQNRRAEQELAAVQVANLDKLTLLPNPHGFAVLAGDALQACKDLNCPATLLLFDLDDIYRIARAYGPDEGEAALKTFADGLRIAFRESDVVGHLEYQRFAVLLTGSERVEKLAIITRLQAILDERTATQQCIYDICFSIGQIEFDPARPVDVETLLADADKSMSRPGLGPLKA, encoded by the coding sequence ATGTTTTCCCCAGACAAGCCTGTCCAGGCACCGGACCAGGTGCCATCCCCGGAGGCGGATGACCCGTCCCGGCAACTGTTGCGCGATCAGAACCGCCGGGCCGAGCAGGAGCTGGCCGCGGTGCAGGTAGCCAACCTCGATAAACTGACCCTGCTGCCCAACCCCCACGGCTTTGCGGTGCTGGCCGGCGATGCGTTGCAGGCCTGCAAGGACCTGAACTGCCCGGCGACCTTGCTGCTGTTCGATCTCGACGATATTTACCGCATCGCCCGCGCTTACGGGCCGGACGAAGGCGAGGCGGCGCTGAAAACCTTCGCCGACGGCCTGCGCATCGCCTTTCGCGAGAGCGACGTGGTCGGGCATCTGGAGTACCAGCGTTTCGCGGTACTGCTGACCGGCTCGGAACGGGTGGAAAAACTGGCGATCATCACCCGCCTGCAGGCCATCCTCGACGAGCGCACGGCCACCCAGCAGTGTATCTACGACATCTGCTTCAGCATCGGCCAGATCGAGTTCGATCCGGCCCGGCCGGTCGATGTGGAAACCTTGCTGGCGGATGCCGACAAGTCCATGAGCAGGCCTGGCCTCGGGCCGTTGAAGGCGTGA